aacaaaCGATTTCTCTATTAATTCTTGCTATTGTTTTCGAAAAACTGTATCCTCTGTGGTGAAGAAATGACtattcaaaattatataaataatatatatatataacataatgtgGATTTTGTTTCACGTCCTATCGATCTGATACACATTTCAAAAGTCCTATGAAAAGGAACAAAATAAATATCctaatatattaagaaaaaataagtagCAATACTCTAAATTATCAGTTTTATGGTGTGGGTAAAAGACCAGGggcgggatactcaaaacagtttacaatgttgtatctcacatcggagcagttacaatgttgtaactcctccgagggccatactcgaaacaaaaatagccgccatgttatgacgtcacacattgtaaagtaccttgtaagttacaactgctcgggAGCTCTTGTAAGCGTTTCAAACCGGATATAGTGATTGTTTATATCTCGATTGCATAGTCGTCATAACTTATATAGCCTTTATTTGACTACACACTgccgttttatatatttaatacaccggAAAATCTAGATATTCagtgttttctttgccttctttgcTTAATTGTTGTGATTTAAACATATTGCAAGTGCTAACAGTGTTGACAGACGACACACCCAATATGGAGTGGGTGGCTGCTTATTTTCATGATCGAGCTTtacagcgtgaaagacattatagGAACCCCTTTGCATGTTAATGATAACCAGTTACTGCGGTACTACGGATTTCCAAGACATGACATTTTAAGGCTCCGTGAGGTGTTGGACCTATACTCAGGAAGAACTAGGTTACATACATACTACCACATCCTAGAAGTAGTGATtttacttctccatttttttttttttttttttgtatgaataattgtatacttgaattatttttattgatggaaCTCTTATCAATGCACATTAAAATTGAATAAGTAGTAGTTTgaatatgaaagaagaaataactgttattcaagatctagggtaattataataaagcattaaaaagtaaaactttatttcagactgtgattataaaaatataagactggtaagaaaaataccataatgatacatcacaaaaataatatgaaagtatctacacatacatacaaagcaatACTGCGCAAAAGTACAAAATGTAAGTTACATATTTTTGTCATGGTGCTTTATGACCACAAGACAGACCACAACCAAAGTTGGGTTGCCTtagaagtgaaataaacaaaaatctttggAAGCAAGTAATTtcagagatataaatatacaaataaagaaatataacatttttaaaatacgAGTAAAGCTGTCCCTCAAAGCTTAATTACTATGTTAACCATAAATATTAGAATagcaataagtatatatttgctttcttcctcagcctacaacatcaaaaccagaaaaataaattaaacttaaATACAGCTCTGTCTTAGtatcaacaaataaaatcaatcttAATTGACAGCACCAGAACTATTAtagtttaactttattattgccatGTGTAAACAACAAAAATTTGTTACTTCCTTaacctaaaaggaaaatatataacctATGCAGAAACCAAACCGtgaaaatcatttttttcctaaaaaaataataaaatcctgaattccctccctatTAAAATATGATTCTTCCAAACTGGATAAAATGGTCTTAACCTATATCATAAAACCAAAATACAATTTTCACAACCTCAGTGCAAACATTAatgcgaacaaaaaataaataatatataatggattTTTGCCTTAGTCTGtattaaagaaataaaggaactcCGAAATAAAGACTTATTTTAGACTTAGTCTCTCAAGCAATAACTTAACATTATGATTTTGTTAAATGCCTATCACAAATTAATGTCAACTGTGTACTATAAATGGGTAGATTAAGACTAGAATTGAATGGgagaaaaactaaaatatttcatcatttgataaaaataagaacttaTGCCTTATCTTTTATAACACCAGCAATTGTTTGTAATGCTGATGCAATGTCTTTTACTGAGCTTACAAGCTGTTTCAAGTGAATTTCTATATTTGCTTGTATCTGAAGCATGTCAGGcaaaattctcctttcttctgatcTTCTGCTATGACTATGCCTGCTTCCTCCATCCTGAGCGTCACTGTCTTCTATTAAAAAAGGAGGTAATTCTGAAGAGTAAGTGTGGTCCATTGACACAATAGATATTGTCATTTCTTGCTCCTCTGGAGTGCCCTCATCCAATGTTACAACAACTTTCGAGTCTGTTATGGCCTGAGATGCTATCCCAGATGGCCCATGAGTTGGTTCTGCAACATCTAAAAAATGCAaatctatattttaatttttataatatacatttcttgAGTCTGATAAGACAACACATGTATTATACTCCTAAACCGACATATATCAGCATACAAAtaattttacttttcttgtattTAGAATGTGTTGCTTAATATTAAAAAAGAGTCAAATATTACAAAATTTCAAACTATAAGCACATCATAAAAAGGGAATAGATTTTGTGTCCCCCCTCTTGATTTAAAACATGTTAACTCACCATCAACTTCTGTCTCATTTTCATAAACCCCTAGTAAACCAGTAATATCAACAGGCTCAGTCAGTGTTAAAATAGTTTCTTCAAGAGGAGTGTAGTTTGTGAAAACTGCTGGGCCACCACCTGGAAACCAAGAACAAAAGGTTAATAGATTAAATAACATATAGGAATTCTGAACTTATCACAAGTCTTTTACTTGATAATGAACTGACACTGATATGTTTTTCCTGATTTTGTTAACATTCTCACATCCCGTGATCATCTTGTCTTCATTATGGCAATAAATTTAATGCAGACAACTACCTGTAATATAAACTGGATTCTAAAATGTATTTTAACCTTAAAAATCATGTAAAACAACTGAGCCTTCATGATATCAAATAGTAAAATTGCCTGAGTAACCAATGTTAaattcaatattataattgtgttATGATGTGATCTGAATTATTAagctgatatttatttatgtatgattcgCAACTTGATGAGTCAAGTTTGCTATTTTTAATtaagtcaaaaaataaatatctattagaATACAATTATGAAGTTGATTTAAGAAATGACTATTCCTATgtattaaaaactaataataataatgcaaaatgaaTAAGATCCGACatgtaatactgctattatttacttgatgagtcatatttattttatttacttaaaaaaaTCCATCCATTAGACTACATCTGTGAAGGATGATCATATGGTGaaaattgttcttataattgtagatgtttcaggaaataagttattttttaaatcaataaacactcagaaactaaataataccaaacaaataagattatacatttaatattaccattctttATGCTATATTGTTGGCCTTTGTTTAATCAAATTTCTAGATTTTTTCATATAAGGGAACTGATACATAGGCAATTACTAAGATATTTCTACATTCTATTTTCTATATGACAATATGCTTTATCTCCATATTGTGTTATGCATCAGTGAGTGTACTATCATATTGCACTTGATATTACCCTTACATTACTTTGAGTTACTATGTcatggatattaaaaaaatatccatgacatgatatagataataaaaaataaaaaaaattggtaCTCACTCCTA
The Penaeus chinensis breed Huanghai No. 1 chromosome 22, ASM1920278v2, whole genome shotgun sequence DNA segment above includes these coding regions:
- the LOC125037034 gene encoding uncharacterized protein LOC125037034 isoform X2 encodes the protein MGGTGGGPAVFTNYTPLEETILTLTEPVDITGLLGVYENETEVDEPTHGPSGIASQAITDSKVVVTLDEGTPEEQEMTISIVSMDHTYSSELPPFLIEDSDAQDGGSRHSHSRRSEERRILPDMLQIQANIEIHLKQLVSSVKDIASALQTIAGVIKDKA
- the LOC125037034 gene encoding uncharacterized protein LOC125037034 isoform X1 translates to MGGTGGGPAVFTNYTPLEETILTLTEPVDITGLLGVYENETEVDDVAEPTHGPSGIASQAITDSKVVVTLDEGTPEEQEMTISIVSMDHTYSSELPPFLIEDSDAQDGGSRHSHSRRSEERRILPDMLQIQANIEIHLKQLVSSVKDIASALQTIAGVIKDKA